One Natrinema halophilum genomic window carries:
- a CDS encoding helix-turn-helix domain-containing protein, translating into MTTVVELEIPADRLGLARTFDRVSTFEFQVGGMIGGSPPLVWAGGQDRATVQTALESDPSVELIASVANDDAGTTTDDGVGAIPSDRWLYRLEFGDGVKLFEEIVTENDGAILTAQGRENRWMLKLLFHDRESVSACHELLEQYEFTVNVTRISGVDDLATARTPLTETQYKTICKAHELGYFDVPRGVTLKELAAELDISHQALSERLRRSHAALVSAELSDRTAPMEIDP; encoded by the coding sequence ATGACCACAGTCGTCGAACTCGAGATTCCGGCTGATCGACTCGGACTCGCCCGGACGTTCGATCGAGTATCGACGTTCGAGTTTCAGGTCGGTGGAATGATCGGTGGCTCCCCGCCGCTCGTCTGGGCCGGCGGCCAGGACCGGGCAACCGTCCAGACAGCTCTCGAGTCAGATCCGTCGGTCGAGCTGATCGCGAGCGTGGCCAACGACGATGCGGGGACTACGACGGACGACGGAGTCGGTGCCATCCCGAGCGACCGCTGGCTGTATCGACTCGAGTTCGGGGACGGCGTAAAACTATTCGAGGAAATCGTCACGGAAAACGACGGTGCTATCCTGACGGCACAGGGGCGCGAAAACCGGTGGATGCTAAAGTTACTATTTCACGACCGGGAGTCGGTTTCTGCGTGTCACGAGCTCCTTGAGCAGTACGAGTTCACAGTGAACGTCACCAGAATCAGCGGCGTCGACGACCTGGCGACTGCACGGACGCCCCTGACCGAAACGCAGTACAAAACGATCTGTAAGGCCCACGAACTTGGGTATTTCGACGTCCCTCGAGGGGTGACGCTAAAAGAGCTAGCTGCGGAACTGGACATCTCCCACCAGGCGCTCTCCGAACGGCTTCGCCGAAGCCACGCAGCTCTCGTGAGCGCGGAGCTATCCGATCGAACCGCTCCGATGGAGATCGATCCCTGA
- a CDS encoding DUF7344 domain-containing protein, with protein sequence MLGRSQTDGVDASSRAPTGIETPPNLELDDIYHILQTKRRRDVLRYLRQSDGRVPLRDLAEQVAAWEQETTVENLNSSERQRVYISLYQSHLPKLDNHGIVNYDKDRGWVEPTPRMAHLDQYLDSPYPATSADRWPLRYAGTVVLCSAFFAAVATEIVPISERLGTVIVLVTFATVTVVHALSTDQLRDSSTGDEEPNA encoded by the coding sequence GTGCTCGGACGTAGCCAGACGGACGGCGTCGATGCATCGTCTCGAGCGCCTACTGGAATCGAGACGCCGCCGAACCTGGAGCTCGATGATATCTACCACATTCTACAGACGAAACGCCGGCGAGACGTGCTTCGATACCTCCGCCAGTCGGACGGTCGAGTTCCCCTCCGCGACCTCGCCGAACAGGTCGCAGCCTGGGAACAAGAAACGACCGTCGAAAATCTCAACTCGAGCGAACGGCAGCGCGTCTATATCTCGCTGTATCAATCGCATCTTCCGAAACTCGACAATCACGGCATCGTCAACTACGACAAGGATCGCGGGTGGGTCGAACCGACGCCACGGATGGCACACCTCGATCAGTATCTCGACTCTCCGTACCCGGCCACGTCTGCCGATCGATGGCCGCTTCGGTACGCAGGGACGGTCGTCCTGTGTAGCGCATTTTTCGCAGCGGTCGCGACGGAAATCGTGCCAATCAGTGAACGACTCGGGACCGTAATCGTTCTCGTTACGTTCGCGACCGTGACCGTCGTCCACGCGTTGTCGACCGACCAGTTACGAGACAGTTCGACCGGAGACGAGGAACCGAACGCGTAA